The segment GCGTCAGGCCGGCGTGATCGTCACCGGCAGGCTGTCGAGCCCGCGCAGGGTGTTGTTGAAGCGGCGCCTCGGCTCGCCCGTGATCTCGATGCTGGCGACCCGGCGGGCCAACGCCGAGAGCATCGTCTCACCTTCAAGCCGCGCCACCAGCTGGCCGACGCACATGTGAATGCCGGAGCCGTAGCCGACATGACCGGAGGTGCGGCGCGTGATGTTGTAGCTGTCCGGCTGGTCCCAGCGCCGCGGATCGCGATTGGCGGCAGCGAGGAACATCAGCACTTTCTCGCCCTCGCCGATGGTCGCGCCTGACAGCTCGACCTCGCGTGTTGTCGTGCGGAAGAAAGTCTGCACCGGGCTCTCGAAGCGTACGGCCTCCTCGAAAGCATTACGCGCGAGCGTGAGGTCGCCACGCAAGCGCCGCCATTGCTCGGGGAAGCGAGCCAGGCAATAGACCGCAGCACCGATGCCATTGACCGTGGTGTCGAGGCCGGCCGACAGCAATGAGCGCACAAGCAGCGGTGCTTCAGTCGCGCTGATGGCCCCCTCATCGACATGGGCGTGGATGCAGGCGCCGATGCCGCCGGCCGTGAGGTTGTCGCGCTGGCATTGTGCGGTGACGTAGGCCTGGTGCGGCGCCGAGCGCGCGATTGCGTCCTGGCGCAGCTGGTTCGGGGGGCCGAAGGCGTTGAACACCAGACTGGCATAGGGAATGAGATTCTCGCGTCCCTCCGGCTTCAGCCCCAACACATCCGGGAAGATCGAGAGCGGATAGGCTTCCGCGAGATCCGTGATGGCGTCAAAACTGCGCTTCTCGAGCAGCACGTGGACCCGCGCCTCGGCCGCCGCGGCAAAGCGGTCGCGAAGCCCCTTCATCACGGTTGGCGACAGCACCTTTGACAGCACCGCGCGGGTGCGGGTGTGCGCGGGCGGGTCGGCCTCGAGGATCAGGCTCGGCGGCCGCCACGGCGTCTCCCTCTTGAAATCGGACAGGCCGACGCCGCGGCTGGAGCAGAAGGTCGCGGGGTCGTTCAGGACGGCATGGACCTCGGCGTAGCGCGCCACGCCATAGACGCTCCATTTGTCGAGATAGACCACCGGCCCCGCCTCCCGCAGCTGCTCATGTGCGGGATACGGATCGGCAAAAAAATCCATCGCGAAGGGATCGACGTCGAGATGCGGGACGCCCGACGCAGGGAAGCCGGATGCGCTCATGAAAATCCTCCCTCATTTTGATCTTGTGAAAGGGCAGCGCTTGCCCTTAGGTCTTCCGGCGCGCCACGAATGAGCCCGACATGCCGCCTTCGACCAGATCCCGCCAAAGACCTGCGCCCGCTGATGTGGGCCCGACGCTCGATCTCGATCGCTACGTCCCGGCCTTCATCACCTTCATCGCCAACAAGCTCTCGAACAGCGCGACCGCGTTCTATCAGAAGCAGTTCGGCGTCAACGTCACGGAATGGCGCATCATGTCGCTGCTGGCGATCGAGCCCGGCATTCCCGCCTCGCGCATCTGCCACGTCATCGGTTTTGACAAGGGCCCGGTGAGCCGCACGCTTGCGGGCTTGGAGAAGCGTGGGCTGGTGTCGATCCGCACCGATCCTGACGATGGCCGCACCCATTCGATCTCGCTGACGGCGAGGGGCCGCGCCACCCATGACAAGGTGATCGTCGCGGCGTTCGAGCGCGAAAAGCGTCTGTTGTCGTGTCTGAGCAAGGACGAGCGCGAGGTGCTGATCGATTTGTTGCGCCGGCTGCACGAAAATCTCGGCGCGGTGACCGACAGCAGTTACGGCTAACGCGAAGCGCGTCGTGTTGCTGCGTCCAGGCACGCACAGGCATTTGCCCGCGGCATCCTCTCTGCCGAGCATCGTTTCCTCCAGTATCAGGCGCAGCGGTTCCCCCGCCGTCATCCTTGTCTGGAACGGTTCGCATAAATTAGTTGCTTAAGCAACAAAAGAATCGTGCGGGATATTGCGGCAGAATGGCTGGCTTATCTATTTGGGCGAGCTACCCGCAGCCGATCCACTCCCCCGACGCATCGTCATTCAACCGCGCCACCTCACCCGCACGCCGCGTCAGCACCGCGCGCTGATTGATGTAGCCCTTGTCGGTGATCTCGCCGCCGTCGACCGACGGCGGCTCGGCGAGCAGCAGCGCGCGCGTGGCGTGGCCGGAGGAGTTGGCGCTCTGCTGCTTCAGCTTTGCGAGACCCTGCGCGATCGCAGTTTTGACCTTGTCATGCGCCAGCACGTCGCTTACGCCCGCCGTCTCGGGCAACCCGGCATGGGCGCGGCAGGCGGCGGTGTTCGGGAACACGAGGAAGCGCACCTCGTCGCCGCCATGACCTGTAACCACGATATCCTGTGCGAGCGGCGCCAGAGCCGCAATGCCGGCAACGCGCAACGTGCCGACGCTGACCCATGTGCCGGAATTGAGCTTGAAATCCTCCGCGACACGGCCGTCGAAGAACAGGCCGCGCTCCGGCCGCTGCGCATCGGCGAATTTCACGGCGTCACCGATGAGATAAAAACCCTCTTCGTCAAACGCCTGCCTGGTCAACTCCGGCGCCTTCCAATAGCCGGGCGTGACGTTGGGGCCGCGCACGCGCACCTCCAGCTTGTCACCGGAGGCGACGAGCTTCAACTCGGTGCCGGGGATCGGTACGCCGATATTACCGGAACGCTCCGCAAGGAAGTGGCAGTCGGTCGCAAGCGGCGACGTTTCGGTCGAGCCCCAGGCCGAGACCATCGGCAGCGGGCGGCCGACGGTCTCGACGGACAGCTGCTCGAGCGCATCCCAGAGGTTCTGCGGCAATGCCGCACCGGCATAGAAGGCGAACTTCACCTCGTCGAAGAAACGGCGGCGCAGCCCCTCGTCGCCGCGCAGCGCCGCAATCAGCATGTCGAAGCCGCGCGGCACGTTGAAATAGATCGTCGGCATCACGCTCTTGAGGTTCGCGATCGAGGCCGCAAACAGGGCCGGCGCGGGCTTGCCGCCGTCGATATAGAGCGAGCCGCCGTTGCGCAGCACGAGGTTGAAATTGTGGTTGGCGCCGAAGGTGTGGCTCCAGGGCAGCCAGTCGAGAATGACGAGATCGCCTGGCTGTTCGAGAAACGTCCAGGTCTGCGCCTTGGCCTGCTGGCTCGAGGTCAGCATGCGATGGGTGTTGATGACGGCCTTCGGCGTTCCGGTCGAGCCCGAGGTGAACAGAAATTTTGCGATCGTGTCCGGCGTCACTGCGGCGAAGGCCGTTGCGACGTCCGGCGTCTCAGCCGTTGCTGCAACGGTGCGGAACGCCAGCACTTCGTCGTCATCGGCATTGCCGCTGATGACCTGCGCGTGGTGCAGCGGCCGGATCGCCGCAAGCGCCGCGGCAAACGGCGTTGTCGCGGAGACATAGATCGCGCCGGGCTCGAGCAGCGCGATCATGCCCTTGAGCTTGTCAAAATCCTTCGACATCAGCGAATAGGCCGGCGAGATCGCAGCCGACGGCACGCCGACATGCTGCGCGGCGAGCGCGAGCAGCGCATGGTCGATGCTGTTGTCGGAGAGGATGACCAGCGGGCGCTCCGCGCCCAGGCCCTGCCCCAGGATCCAGGACGCCGCCCCACGCACCTGCCGCAGCGCCTGTGCATAGGTGACGGTGGTCCAGGGCCCTTCGGTGTTGCCGCGCTCGGCGAGGAAGATCGTATCCGGCGTCTGCCGCGCAAAATGCTCCAGCCAGTCGCCGACGCAGCGCGCGCTGTCGCGCAAAGGCTCCGGAGATCGCAGCACGATGCTGCCGTCGTCGCGATGCTCGGCGACGGTCTTTGGCGTTGCGAACGGGCTGGCAGCGTCACCGCGTGGGGCGGATGTCATGTGTTTCCTCCTCGCCGGACGTCCGGATCGGCCGCAGCCTCGTTCCGGGCCGCTTTGGCCATAATGTTGGGCAAGGCAATTGTTGTCGTCAACAACAATCTTTCGCTTGGACCATCGAGACGCTATGGTTGCACAGCAGGAGAGACGATGTGACAGCCACCGCAACCCAGACGTCCCCACGCAAGCGAGCCAGCAACGGCGCGGCGCGACTGAACGACGCGGACGAAATCGGGCTCGGCGCGCTGGTCGGGCACGCCGGCTATGCGGTGCGGCGTTTCCAGATCTGGATCTTTCAGGACTTCATCAAGACGCTCGGCGACGTCGACATCCGTCCGACGCAATATTCGGTATTGACGGTGATCGGCGCCAATCCGGGCCTGTCGCAGATGGCGGTCGCAAAACGCCTCGGCATCGAGCGGGCGCGACTGGTGCATCTGCTCGACAGCCTGGAGGGCCGCAAGCTGGTCAAACGGATCAAGTCGAAGGCGGACCGGCGCTCGCATGCGCTGCACCTCACCGCTCAGGGCGAGACGGCACTGGCAAAATTCAAGCGGCTTGCCGCCGAGCATGAGCGGCATGTCGAGGACAAGATCGGCAAGGCGAACCGGGAGCGGTTACTTCAGATCCTCGCCGACTTCACCTGACGCCAGCTGCCCAAAATTTATGCAAATGCCCGTTACGAGGCGCGAGCGCGGCACTGGCCCAGATTGTAAAAAATTCTCCTAACCACATGATCCTTCGATAACATCCGGAGCATCGCGCCTGCCCGGATTCTGTACACAATGGCACATCGCTTGCTTCGATCCGGGTGAGGACGAGTTGCCGGAGTTTTGACGCCATGGGGGCTGAGCAGCCTGAAACGATCGCCGCGATTGTGGCCGCGCATCGCGCGGGCACGCTCACGCCGGCCGAGACGATCGCCCGCACCTACCAGCGTATCCGCGACTACAACGACCCCGCCGTCTTCATCAGCCTGCGCGACGAAAGGGATGCGATTGCGGACGCCGAGAAGCTTGTCGCGCGCGCGGATGCCGCAAGCCTGCCGCTCTACGGCATCCCGGTCGGCGTGAAGGACAATATCGACGCGCTCGGCTTTCCCACCACGGCGGCCTGCCCGGCCTTCTCCTACAACCCGGCACATGACTCCACCGCGGTGGAGCGGCTGCGCGCGGCCGGTGCGATCATCGTCGGCAAGACCAATCTCGACCAGTTCGCAACCGGCCTCGTCGGCGTGCGCTCGCCTTACGGCATTCCCAGGAATTCGCTCCGCGAGGATCTGATCCCCGGCGGATCGAGCTCGGGCTCGGCGACCGCGGTCGGCGCCGGCCTTGTACCGCTGACTCTCGGCACCGACACCGCCGGTAGCGGGCGCGTGCCGGCGATGCTCAACAACATCGTCGGGCTGAAGCCGAGCCTCGGCATGATCTCAACCGCGGGCCTCGTGCCGGCCTGCCGCACGCTCGATTGCATCTCGGTGTTTGCGTTGACGGTGGACGATGCCATGCTCGCGCTGTCCGTGATGGCCGGCCCCGACCAGGCCGATCCGTTCTCGCGCGACCGGCCGCTTGGCGCGATCACGCCGTTCCCCGCGAACGTCCGCCTCGGCGTGCCGCGCAACGGGCAGCTGATCTTCTTCGGCGACAAGAAGGCGGAAGCGGCCTATGGCGATGCGTTGAAGCGCTGGACGTCGCTCGGCGCAACGCTGGTCGAGTTCGACCTCGAGCCATTCTACGAGACGGCGCGGCTGCTCTATGAAGGTCCCTGGGTTGCCGAGCGTTATCTCGTGATCCGCAACCTGCTCGCGTCCGCGCCCGACTCGATCCATCCGGTCACGCGCGAGATCACCGCGGCCGGCGCACGGCTGACGGCGGCGGAAACCTTCTCGGCGCTCTACCGTTTGCAAGGCCTGCGCAAGATCGCCGAGCGCACCTTTGCCAATATCGACGCGCTGGTGCTGCCGACGGCGCCGACGGCCTATACGACCGCGCAGGTGCTGGCCAATCCGATCGAGCTCAACAGCCGGCTCGGCACTTACACGAACTTCGTGAACCTGCTCGATCTCTGCGGTCTCGCGTTGCCGGCATCGATGCGCGCGGATAGCATTCCGTTCGGCATCACACTACTGGCGCCTGCGGGGCGCGACGCGATGCTCGCCAGCATCGGCCGCGTATTTCATGCGGACACGAAGATGACCGTGGGTGCGAAAGGCGTGGCACAGGCACCCCTGGCGCCGCTGCCGGCAAACAATGCCGACGAGATTCCAATTGCGGTGGTCGGCGCGCATCTCTCCGGCATGGCGCTGAATGGCGAGCTGAAGGCGCTGAACGGGCGCCTGATCGAGGCCACCAAGACAACGCCGGACTACAAGCTCTATGCGCTTCCGACCACGCCGCCGAAACCGGGTATGCTGCGCGTCGAAGCCGACAAGGGCGCGGCGATCGAGCTGGAGATCTGGTCGCTGTCCTCATCCGCGTTCGGCAAGTTCGTCAACGCGATTCCCGCGCCGATGGCGATCGGCACGATCCGACTTGCCGATGGTCGGAGCGTAAAGGGCTTTCTCGTCGAGCCGGAGGTGCTGGGCGAAGCGCGCGACATCACGAGCTATGGCGGCTGGCGCGCTTATATGGCGGAAGCGGCGACGGCGTAGCTGCCGTAGGGTGGGCAAAGCGAAGCGTGCCCACCATTCGCGAAGTCGGTACGGACGATAGATGGTGGGCACGGCGCGCGAAATGCGCGCCTTTGCCCACCCTGCGGCATCTACGAGATCACACTGACACCGCGTAAATCTCGTACTCCCCGCGCACCAGCTCGATATGCGCGCGCATGGCAGCCGCGGCACCCTGCTTGTCGCCGCGCATGATGGCGACGACGACGCGGTCGTGCTCGGCTTGCGACTTGGCGAGACGGCCGAGGTTGCGGAACTGGGCACGGCGGAACGGCTGCACGCGCACGCGCGTCGCGAGCGTGATTTCCGCGAT is part of the Bradyrhizobium commune genome and harbors:
- a CDS encoding cytochrome P450 translates to MSASGFPASGVPHLDVDPFAMDFFADPYPAHEQLREAGPVVYLDKWSVYGVARYAEVHAVLNDPATFCSSRGVGLSDFKRETPWRPPSLILEADPPAHTRTRAVLSKVLSPTVMKGLRDRFAAAAEARVHVLLEKRSFDAITDLAEAYPLSIFPDVLGLKPEGRENLIPYASLVFNAFGPPNQLRQDAIARSAPHQAYVTAQCQRDNLTAGGIGACIHAHVDEGAISATEAPLLVRSLLSAGLDTTVNGIGAAVYCLARFPEQWRRLRGDLTLARNAFEEAVRFESPVQTFFRTTTREVELSGATIGEGEKVLMFLAAANRDPRRWDQPDSYNITRRTSGHVGYGSGIHMCVGQLVARLEGETMLSALARRVASIEITGEPRRRFNNTLRGLDSLPVTITPA
- a CDS encoding MarR family winged helix-turn-helix transcriptional regulator translates to MPPSTRSRQRPAPADVGPTLDLDRYVPAFITFIANKLSNSATAFYQKQFGVNVTEWRIMSLLAIEPGIPASRICHVIGFDKGPVSRTLAGLEKRGLVSIRTDPDDGRTHSISLTARGRATHDKVIVAAFEREKRLLSCLSKDEREVLIDLLRRLHENLGAVTDSSYG
- a CDS encoding feruloyl-CoA synthase, producing the protein MTSAPRGDAASPFATPKTVAEHRDDGSIVLRSPEPLRDSARCVGDWLEHFARQTPDTIFLAERGNTEGPWTTVTYAQALRQVRGAASWILGQGLGAERPLVILSDNSIDHALLALAAQHVGVPSAAISPAYSLMSKDFDKLKGMIALLEPGAIYVSATTPFAAALAAIRPLHHAQVISGNADDDEVLAFRTVAATAETPDVATAFAAVTPDTIAKFLFTSGSTGTPKAVINTHRMLTSSQQAKAQTWTFLEQPGDLVILDWLPWSHTFGANHNFNLVLRNGGSLYIDGGKPAPALFAASIANLKSVMPTIYFNVPRGFDMLIAALRGDEGLRRRFFDEVKFAFYAGAALPQNLWDALEQLSVETVGRPLPMVSAWGSTETSPLATDCHFLAERSGNIGVPIPGTELKLVASGDKLEVRVRGPNVTPGYWKAPELTRQAFDEEGFYLIGDAVKFADAQRPERGLFFDGRVAEDFKLNSGTWVSVGTLRVAGIAALAPLAQDIVVTGHGGDEVRFLVFPNTAACRAHAGLPETAGVSDVLAHDKVKTAIAQGLAKLKQQSANSSGHATRALLLAEPPSVDGGEITDKGYINQRAVLTRRAGEVARLNDDASGEWIGCG
- a CDS encoding MarR family winged helix-turn-helix transcriptional regulator, translated to MTATATQTSPRKRASNGAARLNDADEIGLGALVGHAGYAVRRFQIWIFQDFIKTLGDVDIRPTQYSVLTVIGANPGLSQMAVAKRLGIERARLVHLLDSLEGRKLVKRIKSKADRRSHALHLTAQGETALAKFKRLAAEHERHVEDKIGKANRERLLQILADFT
- the atzF gene encoding allophanate hydrolase, which gives rise to MGAEQPETIAAIVAAHRAGTLTPAETIARTYQRIRDYNDPAVFISLRDERDAIADAEKLVARADAASLPLYGIPVGVKDNIDALGFPTTAACPAFSYNPAHDSTAVERLRAAGAIIVGKTNLDQFATGLVGVRSPYGIPRNSLREDLIPGGSSSGSATAVGAGLVPLTLGTDTAGSGRVPAMLNNIVGLKPSLGMISTAGLVPACRTLDCISVFALTVDDAMLALSVMAGPDQADPFSRDRPLGAITPFPANVRLGVPRNGQLIFFGDKKAEAAYGDALKRWTSLGATLVEFDLEPFYETARLLYEGPWVAERYLVIRNLLASAPDSIHPVTREITAAGARLTAAETFSALYRLQGLRKIAERTFANIDALVLPTAPTAYTTAQVLANPIELNSRLGTYTNFVNLLDLCGLALPASMRADSIPFGITLLAPAGRDAMLASIGRVFHADTKMTVGAKGVAQAPLAPLPANNADEIPIAVVGAHLSGMALNGELKALNGRLIEATKTTPDYKLYALPTTPPKPGMLRVEADKGAAIELEIWSLSSSAFGKFVNAIPAPMAIGTIRLADGRSVKGFLVEPEVLGEARDITSYGGWRAYMAEAATA